The Arachis hypogaea cultivar Tifrunner chromosome 16, arahy.Tifrunner.gnm2.J5K5, whole genome shotgun sequence genome contains a region encoding:
- the LOC112805919 gene encoding uncharacterized protein, whose product MHEIQTVAKEYINDEEVSRVVAANKRQSGYNQARQPGNGERAKEQAREEAPSKAPRPFPRVGKFTNYTPLTLPIVEVYQQIAEKGILPKPRPLKDRTGGNKNLYCDYHKGYGHQTQDYFDLKDALEQAIREGKLATFSHLIREPRRRHRDQDEEGKTHSAKRRQEPEERDHGITVINVVTAKNAAPKSRSAHKKDAKVLTVSSPPVRSSKKPPSISFGPEDQWFNDAPKNPPMVITARVGTGLVKRILVDTGADSNIMFRNVFDALGLKDADLTTHQHGVIGLGDHFIKPDGVISLPISVGQAQGRRSAMAEFVILRDSTAYNIILGRKTINDVEAIINTKLLVMKFVTDDGSIGSLRGDLETAVACDNASLSLRRKSREASGVFLADLDSRVDDKPRPEPEGDLEKFVIGDTEEKFTFINKNLPRELKETLIEMIRANRDLFAWTPADMPSIDPEIMSHHLAVRSEARPVAQRRRKMSAERAEEVARQTASLLEAGFIREVDYSTWLSNVVLVKKHNGKWRMCVDYSDLNKACPKDCFPHPNIDALVDAAAGYRYLSFMDAYSGYNHIPMHRPDEDKTAFITPGGTFCYRVMPFGLKNAGATYQRHMSKIFHDLIGKTVEVYVDDILAKTTQPDDLIKDLGKVFMSLRQHGMRLNPLKCAFAMEAGKFLGFMITQKGVEANPEKCQAILQMKSPGCIKDVQRLAGRLTSLSRFLGASATKALPFFNLMKKGMAFEWTPACEEAFRHFKEILAAPPVLGKPKDGEPLYLYLAITGEALAAVLGLARSRIKVQQVGKASPSTSDFLTKVKAVLPKSPSCRQNGPRDPASTSKTRSGGKNDDLVHRTLQYDIRYEPRQAIKAQAMADFLVDVTGDPSEEVSTRWKLHVDGASNQTFGGAGIILESPIGVVYEQSIRFEFPISNNQAEYEALIGGLTLAAEVGARRLEICSDSQVVTSQVNGSYQAKDPLLQKYLEKVKSLSQKFEEVTIHHVPRERNTRADLLSKLASTKPGEGNRSLIQGMTREPAVTLHMTSLGSSWLDPITNFLEHGKLPNDEKDAAKLRREAAKYAVIQGQLFRKGLNQPLLKCLHPDQTTTSSGKSMKAAVGTTSEARP is encoded by the exons ATGCACGAGATCCAAACGGTGGCCAAGGAGTATATAaatgacgaggaagtcagccgagtcgtggctgccaataaacggcagtCCGGTTACAACCAAGCTCGGCAACCGGGTAACGGAGAAAGAGCAAAGGAACAAGCCAGGGAGGAGGCACCAAGCAAGGCACCCAGGCCGTTCCCTCGGGTCGGGAAATTCACTAACTACACCCCACTCACTCTCCCTATCGTGGAAGTCTATCAGCAAATAGCTGAGAAGGGAATTCTGCCGAAACCCCGACCGCTCAAGGACCGTacgggaggaaacaagaacctctatTGCGATTACCACAAGGGTTATGGCCATCAAACGCAGGACTATTTCGACCTGAAAGATGCACTCGAACAAGCGATAAGAGAAGGTAAACTAGCAACATTCTCCCACCTCATCAGAGAACCGAGGAGGCGCCACCGCGACCAAGACGAGGAAGGCAAGACCCACTCGGCCAAACGGCGACAAGAGCCAGAAGAAAGGGACCACGGCATCACCGTGATAAACGTGGTGACAGCCAAAAACGCCGCGCCAAAATCCCGGTCGGCACACAAGAAAGATGCTAAGGTCTTGACGGTCTCTTCCCCGCCGGTGCGAAGCTCTAAGAAGCCTCCCTCCATTTCTTTCGGCCCGGAAGATCAATGGTTCAACGACGCCCCGAAAAACCCCCCCATGGTTATTacggccagagtgggaaccggcctcgtcaaacGGATCCTTGTCGACACAGGAGCCGATTCAAATatcatgttccgcaacgtgttTGACGCGCTAGGGCTAAAGGATGCCGACCTGACGACTCACCAGCATGGGGTTATTGGGttgggcgaccacttcatcaaaccGGACGGAGTAATATCCCTACCAATCTCGGTAGGGCAAGCCCAAGGTCGAAGATCGGCGATGGCCGAGTTCGTAATCCTCCGAGATTCCACCgcctacaacatcatcttggGAAGGAAGACGATAAACGATGTTGAAGCGATAATCAACACTAAGCTGCTAGTCATGAAGTTCGTTACCGACGACGGGTCCATAGGGTCCTTAAGAGGGGATCTCGAGACGGCAGTCGCATGCGATAATGCCAGCTTATCCCTGAGAAGGAAATCCAGAGAGGCATCCGGTGTGTTCCTAGCCGACCTGGACTCCAGAGTAGACGACAAACCAAGACCAGAACCGGAAGGGGATCTGGAAAAATTCGTGATCGGTGACACGGAAGAGAAGTTCACGTTCATCAATAAGAACCTGCCACGTGAGTTAAAAGAGACCCTGATCGAAATGATAAGGGCCAACAGGGATTTGTTCGCTTGGACACCAGCCGACATGCCAAGCATAGATCCAGAAATCATGTCACACCATCTGGCTGTCAGGTCGGAAGCACGCCCGGTAGCGCAACGGAGGAGAAAGATGTCGGCAGAAagggcagaggaggtggccaggcaaaCAGCCAGCCTCCTGGAAGCAGGTTTCATACGAGAAGTGGACTACTCGACGTGGCTCTCGAATGTAGTCCTAGTGAAAAAACACAATggcaagtggagaatgtgcgtagactactcTGACCTTAACAAGGCATGCCCTAAGGATTGTTTCCCCCACCCTAACATAGACGCACTCGTCGACGCGGCGGCGGGCTACCGCTATctaagcttcatggatgcctactccggTTATAACCACATACCGATGCACCGTCCAGACGAAGACAAAACGGcattcataacgccaggaggaacCTTCTGTTACAGGGTGATGCCATTCGGCCTGAAAAACGCAGGGGCGACATACCAAAGACATATGAGCAAGATTTTCCACGATCTGATAGGCAAGACAGTGGAGGTCTATGTCGACGATATCCTCGCAAAGACAACGCAACCTGACGACCTCATAAAGGATCTAGGAAAGGTTTTCATGTCTCTCcggcaacacggcatgaggctaaATCCCCTCAAGTGCGCCTTCGCCATGGAAGCCGGCAAGTTTTTGGGATTCATGATAACTCAGAAAGGGGTAGAAGCTAACCCGGAGAAATGCCAGGCAAtactccagatgaagagcccgggttgCATCAAGGACGTCCAAAGGTTGGCAGGGCGGTTGACCTCATTATCCCGGTTTCTCGGAGCCTCGGCAACAAAGGCCCTGCCATTCTTTAACCTCATGAAGAAAGGGATGGCGTTTGAGTGGACACCCGCATGTGAAGAGGCCTTTCGGCACTTCAAGGAAATCTTGGCGGCACCACCCGTCCTCGGGAAGCCAAAGGACGGGGAACCACTATACCTATACCTCGCTATAACGGGGGAAGCCCTGGCTGCAGTTCTG GGCCTTGCAAGGAGCAGAATTAAAGTACAGCAAGTTGGAAAAGCTAGCCCTAGCACTTCTGACTTCCTCACGAAGGTTAAAGCAGTACTTCCAAAGTCACCAAGTTGTCGTCAGAACGGACCAAGGGATCCGGCAAGTACTTCAAAAACCCGATctggcgggaagaatgatgacttggtccaTCGAACTCTCCAGTATGATATACGATACGAACCCCGGCAAGCCATCAAGGCGCAGGCGATGGCAGATTTTCTAGTAGACGTAACAGGGGATCCAAGCGAAGAAGTGagtacacggtggaagctccatgtggacggagcctccaaccagactTTTGGAGGTGCCGGGATCATCCTGGAAAGCCCGATTGGGGTTGTATACGAACAGTCGATCAGATTCGAATTTCCCATAtcgaacaaccaggcagaatatgaagcccttaTAGGAGGCTTAACCCTAGCAGCGGAAGTCGGAGCAAGAAGACTGGAAATATGCAGCGATTCCCAAGTCGTCACCTCCCAAGTAaacgggagctaccaagccaaagacccatTGCTACAAAAGTACTTGGAAAAAgttaaaagcttgagccaaaagtTTGAAGAGGTCACGATCCATCACGTaccaagagaaaggaacacacgggcagacctcctatcAAAGTTGGCCAGCACGAAGCCGGGAGAAGGCAACCGGTCTCTCATTCAAGGTATGACGAGGGAACCAGCGGTCACACTGCACATGACAAGCCTAGGCTCTTCAtggctagaccccatcaccaactTCCTAGAACACGGCAAACTCCCTAACGACGAAAAGGACGCGGCGAAATTGAGAAGGGAAGCAGCCAAGTACGCCGTCATCCAAGGACAGCTGTTCAGGAAAGGGCTCAACCAGCCCCTACTGAAGTGCCTACACCCCGACCAGACGACTACGTCCTCAGGGAAGTCCATGAAGGCTGCTGTGGGCACCACATCGGAGGCAAGGCCTTAG